From the Luteolibacter arcticus genome, one window contains:
- a CDS encoding sulfatase, with amino-acid sequence MSPIARLLALALLTVSAASAGSPNIVVLFSDDAGYADFGIQEKADPALAKLTPRLTALAKEGIVFTNAYVSGAVCSPSRAGAMTGRYQQRFGHDKNIPPGYLKGGLPLSEKLIGDRLRPLGYTTGLIGKWHLGYPTGYHPNQRGFDHFFGMLQGSRSYFPMKKENGHRSFLLNDKVTPEGGYTTDRIGDGACDFIRSNKEKPFFLFVAFTTPHGPLQPKPEDLKAIGKIGDERRTKYAELVKSLDENCGKILDCLEEEGLAKNTLVVFSNDNGGQTQTGAVNTPLRGHKGEVVEGGIRVPMAMRWPGVIPSGTRNDSPVISLDWFPTFVEASGNKAEPEWKLDGTSLMPLLKDPSIKLPERALYWRTSGGKGPIAIREGDWKLIKLRGKSATGPELYNLKEDISEANNLAAGNPDKVKALEEKLDAWESGLIEPLW; translated from the coding sequence ATGTCTCCCATCGCTCGCCTCCTCGCCCTCGCGCTGCTGACCGTTTCCGCTGCCTCCGCTGGATCACCGAACATCGTGGTGCTGTTCTCGGATGATGCCGGCTATGCCGATTTCGGCATTCAGGAAAAGGCCGACCCTGCACTGGCCAAGCTCACGCCACGGCTCACCGCGCTGGCGAAGGAAGGCATTGTCTTCACCAATGCCTACGTCTCGGGTGCCGTCTGCTCTCCATCGCGCGCTGGAGCAATGACCGGCCGCTACCAGCAGCGCTTCGGCCACGACAAGAATATCCCTCCCGGCTACCTGAAGGGCGGCCTGCCGCTTTCCGAGAAGTTGATCGGCGACCGGTTGCGGCCGCTGGGCTACACCACGGGACTGATTGGCAAGTGGCACCTCGGCTATCCAACTGGCTACCATCCGAACCAACGCGGCTTCGATCATTTCTTCGGAATGCTGCAGGGCTCGCGTTCGTACTTCCCGATGAAGAAGGAGAACGGTCACCGCAGCTTCCTGCTCAACGACAAGGTCACGCCGGAAGGCGGCTACACCACCGACCGCATCGGTGACGGTGCCTGCGACTTTATCCGCTCGAACAAGGAGAAGCCGTTTTTCCTCTTCGTCGCCTTCACTACGCCGCACGGCCCGCTGCAACCGAAGCCGGAGGATCTCAAGGCGATCGGGAAGATCGGCGACGAGCGGCGTACGAAGTACGCCGAGCTGGTGAAGTCGCTCGATGAAAATTGCGGCAAGATCCTCGACTGCCTGGAGGAGGAAGGACTGGCGAAGAACACGTTGGTCGTCTTTTCCAACGACAACGGCGGCCAGACTCAGACCGGCGCGGTGAATACCCCGCTGCGGGGACACAAGGGCGAGGTCGTGGAAGGCGGGATCCGCGTACCGATGGCGATGCGCTGGCCCGGTGTGATTCCGTCCGGCACCAGGAACGACAGCCCGGTGATCTCGCTCGATTGGTTTCCGACCTTCGTCGAGGCCTCGGGTAACAAGGCGGAGCCGGAGTGGAAGCTCGATGGCACGAGTCTGATGCCGCTGCTGAAGGATCCCTCTATCAAGCTCCCCGAACGGGCGCTCTACTGGCGCACCAGCGGTGGCAAGGGGCCGATCGCGATCCGCGAAGGCGACTGGAAACTCATCAAGCTGCGCGGCAAGTCGGCGACGGGACCCGAACTCTACAACCTGAAGGAAGACATTTCGGAAGCCAACAATCTCGCCGCCGGAAATCCGGACAAGGTGAAGGCGCTGGAAGAAAAGCTCGATGCCTGGGAGTCCGGGTTGATCGAGCCGCTATGGTGA
- a CDS encoding sulfatase family protein, whose protein sequence is MKWISLFAILPAALLALEKPNIVILYADDMGYGDLGVNNPASKIPTPHLDQLAKEGMRFTDAHSSSGICTPSRYAMLTGRHHWRDFHQIAGAFDGSVFKKDQLTLPAMLREKGYATACIGKWHLGFDWDGIRKPGSPPKSIRHTDFEWTKPFSGGPLDHGFDHYFGDNVINFPPYAWIEDEKLVLPPDTTLEKVPGQPKEGGWECRPGPARSDWDFYQVLPTLTRKSVEYVRSRKGKEQPFFLYVPFPSPHAPIIPNGEFDGKSKAGPFGDFVVQTDDACGQILAALRETGLAENTIVVFSADNGAEIFAHARDQKFDHWSSAPFRGIKRDLYEGGHHVPFVIKWPGLTKPGSVSDALLSQVDLMATFAALVNYDLPRTCAEDSHDFLPFLKGAAAEGPRTAIVHNTNAKVYAMRSGHWLLIDTKTGNVRPVPKAWMDKHDTPADDDLPVELYDLKADPGQRKNLAADQPDTVKKLQGLLKKIRDQGHSAPRLD, encoded by the coding sequence ATGAAGTGGATCAGCCTTTTCGCCATTTTGCCCGCGGCTCTGCTAGCGCTGGAAAAGCCAAACATCGTCATCCTGTATGCCGATGACATGGGCTATGGCGACCTCGGCGTGAACAACCCGGCGTCCAAGATTCCGACGCCGCACCTGGATCAGCTCGCGAAGGAAGGAATGCGCTTCACCGATGCCCACTCGTCGTCCGGCATCTGCACTCCATCGCGCTATGCGATGCTCACCGGCCGTCACCACTGGCGGGATTTCCATCAGATCGCGGGGGCCTTCGACGGCAGTGTCTTCAAGAAGGACCAGCTCACCTTGCCCGCCATGCTTCGCGAGAAAGGCTACGCCACCGCGTGCATCGGCAAGTGGCATCTGGGCTTCGATTGGGATGGCATTCGCAAACCGGGCTCGCCGCCCAAGTCGATCCGCCACACGGATTTCGAATGGACCAAGCCTTTCAGCGGCGGCCCGCTCGATCACGGCTTCGACCACTACTTCGGCGACAACGTGATCAACTTCCCGCCCTACGCGTGGATCGAGGATGAGAAGCTGGTCCTCCCCCCGGACACAACCTTGGAAAAGGTGCCGGGCCAACCGAAGGAAGGCGGTTGGGAGTGCCGGCCCGGGCCTGCGCGTTCGGACTGGGATTTCTATCAGGTACTGCCAACGCTGACCCGCAAGTCGGTCGAATATGTCCGCTCGCGCAAGGGCAAGGAGCAGCCGTTCTTCCTCTACGTGCCTTTTCCTTCGCCACACGCGCCGATCATTCCGAATGGCGAGTTTGACGGCAAATCCAAGGCCGGGCCCTTCGGTGACTTCGTGGTCCAGACCGACGACGCCTGCGGCCAGATCCTCGCCGCGCTGCGCGAGACCGGGCTCGCGGAGAATACCATCGTCGTTTTCTCCGCCGACAATGGTGCGGAGATCTTCGCTCATGCCCGCGACCAGAAATTCGATCATTGGTCATCCGCGCCCTTCCGCGGGATCAAGCGCGACCTTTACGAAGGCGGGCATCACGTCCCCTTCGTGATCAAGTGGCCGGGCCTCACCAAGCCGGGCAGTGTTTCCGATGCCCTGCTTTCGCAGGTCGATCTCATGGCCACCTTCGCAGCGCTGGTGAACTACGATCTTCCTCGTACTTGCGCGGAGGATTCGCACGACTTCCTGCCGTTTCTCAAGGGTGCCGCCGCCGAAGGACCGCGGACGGCCATCGTCCACAATACGAACGCGAAAGTTTACGCCATGCGCTCGGGCCATTGGCTACTGATCGATACCAAGACCGGCAATGTCCGCCCGGTGCCGAAGGCGTGGATGGACAAGCACGACACCCCGGCGGATGACGACTTGCCGGTCGAACTCTACGACCTGAAGGCTGATCCCGGCCAGCGCAAGAACCTCGCCGCGGATCAGCCCGATACCGTGAAGAAGCTTCAGGGGCTCCTGAAAAAGATCCGCGATCAAGGTCACTCTGCTCCCCGACTCGACTAG
- a CDS encoding DUF4177 domain-containing protein, which yields MKLEAFLNEHAAQGWKFVKSVHETKKVLGIFAREAHFVIFERDV from the coding sequence TTGAAGCTTGAGGCCTTCCTCAACGAACACGCGGCCCAAGGCTGGAAGTTCGTCAAATCGGTCCATGAAACGAAGAAGGTGCTCGGGATCTTCGCTCGTGAGGCTCACTTCGTGATCTTCGAGCGCGACGTGTGA
- a CDS encoding SurA N-terminal domain-containing protein: MNSRIAWLALFSAAGLCPAQQPVAPPAAPSGPFEVNGIAARVNSTVITKSELNFRLAPIYAQLAAQFPRRGPEFDRQVMDAREKLLQEMIDREIIIYEFKQLEKKGANLPDHVVDKEVKRQIKSNFNNSEEKFDAELTRAGMSRDGYRKMTRNQLIVQAMRAEHFSDAPPPLPGEIQKEYNEVKDKLRDTSKDLITFNKIYLPRTDADNPLATPESQLVLAEKLAADIKGGADAAALAKQHSRDAFAADGGFQKDVPRTDLQPEFGAIIFAGKDGDVVGPLQDPAGFTIVKITKIAHGPYPPLGEVRDMIEERVRTKKNSATYEKWIKSKRKTAIIDIKI, from the coding sequence ATGAATTCCCGCATCGCTTGGCTTGCCCTGTTTTCCGCCGCCGGCCTCTGCCCGGCCCAGCAGCCTGTCGCCCCGCCGGCAGCTCCGAGCGGACCTTTCGAGGTCAATGGCATCGCCGCCCGCGTCAACAGCACGGTGATCACCAAGAGCGAGCTGAACTTCCGGCTCGCCCCGATCTACGCCCAGCTCGCCGCCCAATTTCCCCGCCGCGGCCCGGAATTCGACCGCCAGGTGATGGATGCCCGCGAAAAGCTGCTTCAGGAGATGATCGACCGCGAGATCATCATCTACGAATTCAAACAGTTGGAAAAGAAGGGTGCCAACCTGCCCGATCACGTCGTCGACAAGGAGGTCAAGCGGCAGATCAAAAGCAATTTCAACAACAGCGAGGAGAAATTCGACGCGGAATTGACCCGCGCCGGCATGTCCCGCGACGGCTACCGGAAGATGACCCGCAACCAGCTCATCGTGCAGGCAATGCGGGCAGAGCATTTCTCCGATGCGCCACCGCCGCTGCCCGGCGAGATTCAAAAGGAATACAACGAGGTGAAGGACAAGCTCCGCGACACATCCAAGGACCTGATCACCTTCAACAAGATCTACCTTCCCCGGACCGACGCCGACAACCCTCTGGCGACCCCGGAAAGCCAGCTCGTGCTGGCCGAGAAGCTGGCCGCCGACATCAAGGGCGGGGCCGATGCCGCGGCGCTCGCCAAGCAACACTCGCGCGATGCGTTTGCCGCCGACGGTGGCTTCCAGAAGGATGTGCCCCGCACCGACCTTCAGCCGGAGTTCGGCGCCATCATCTTCGCCGGCAAGGACGGTGACGTGGTGGGCCCGCTCCAGGATCCGGCCGGCTTCACGATCGTGAAGATCACCAAGATCGCGCATGGCCCCTACCCGCCGCTGGGCGAAGTGCGGGACATGATCGAGGAGCGCGTCCGCACCAAGAAGAACTCCGCCACTTACGAAAAGTGGATCAAGAGCAAGCGGAAGACCGCGATCATCGATATCAAGATCTGA
- the pdxA gene encoding 4-hydroxythreonine-4-phosphate dehydrogenase PdxA, translating into MGDPAGIGPEVVEKALASGRLPVGFDFEVLGDTTGITPGQPDAISATRALDSLEASVRILKSDPDAKAVVTGPVSKATLQAGGFPFPGQTEFFAQRFDIQDYAMCLSGQRLSVGLATIHIPLASVSSSLSIEAIVSTGTLLEDFARRRTRRQPRIAVAGLNPHAGENGRFGDEEIRIIAPAIDRLNQTFPGVFSGPHVPDAIFRQAADGEFDAVLAMYHDQGLIPLKLLDFDTGVNVTLGLPKPRTSPDHGTAFGIAGQGIARPDSMIHAIRLACELA; encoded by the coding sequence TTGGGCGACCCCGCCGGCATCGGACCGGAGGTGGTCGAGAAGGCGCTCGCCTCCGGCCGGTTGCCCGTCGGCTTCGATTTCGAGGTGCTCGGCGACACCACCGGGATCACCCCCGGCCAACCTGACGCCATTTCGGCGACTCGAGCGCTGGATTCGCTTGAAGCGTCTGTTCGAATCCTGAAGTCTGATCCTGACGCCAAGGCAGTAGTCACCGGCCCCGTGTCGAAGGCCACGCTGCAAGCGGGTGGATTCCCCTTTCCGGGACAGACGGAATTTTTCGCCCAACGCTTTGATATTCAGGACTATGCCATGTGTTTGAGTGGACAGCGACTGAGCGTTGGCTTGGCCACGATCCACATCCCACTTGCAAGTGTTTCAAGCTCACTCAGCATTGAAGCGATTGTTTCAACCGGGACGCTATTGGAAGACTTCGCACGCCGCCGAACCCGTCGCCAGCCTCGGATCGCGGTCGCCGGCCTGAACCCCCATGCTGGAGAAAACGGTCGTTTCGGCGACGAAGAAATCCGCATCATCGCCCCGGCAATCGATCGCTTGAATCAAACGTTTCCCGGAGTCTTTTCCGGTCCCCATGTGCCGGATGCCATCTTCCGCCAAGCGGCGGACGGAGAGTTCGACGCGGTCCTGGCGATGTATCACGATCAGGGCCTGATCCCGCTGAAGTTGCTGGATTTCGACACCGGGGTAAACGTCACCCTGGGGCTGCCGAAGCCTCGCACGAGCCCGGACCACGGAACCGCCTTTGGGATCGCTGGCCAAGGGATCGCCCGCCCGGACTCGATGATTCACGCCATCCGGCTGGCCTGCGAACTCGCCTGA
- a CDS encoding MBL fold metallo-hydrolase, with translation MLYDTTADVIRKALRGLDLAPSEAAARCGLSEREVISASRGPAFRETLLLLAPALGLNGPALAGLPDYTPPACPLSEITRLELPFGDETVNAWLVQAGPDDYLLFDTGTRAPDVLQALDQRGIGQVHVLITHQHGDHIDGLATLKGRTRSVVIPPEGIAAGGQLSFGNLTVEAIDLPGHCPGAVGYLINGLAHPVCVTGDALFAGSMGGCAPGGPYQAALDALRAHVLTLADETVLLPGHGPETTVGSEKRGNAFLAISR, from the coding sequence ATGCTCTACGACACCACCGCCGACGTGATCCGGAAGGCCCTCCGGGGGCTGGATCTCGCGCCATCCGAGGCCGCGGCCCGCTGCGGGCTCTCCGAACGAGAGGTCATTTCCGCGAGCCGGGGGCCAGCCTTCCGGGAGACCTTGTTGCTACTCGCTCCCGCGTTGGGGCTGAATGGCCCGGCACTCGCCGGCCTGCCGGACTACACCCCACCAGCCTGTCCGCTGTCGGAAATCACTCGATTGGAACTACCGTTTGGCGATGAGACCGTGAATGCGTGGCTGGTTCAGGCAGGCCCGGATGACTACCTGCTCTTCGACACCGGCACCCGCGCTCCCGACGTCCTCCAAGCCTTGGATCAGCGGGGCATCGGCCAAGTTCACGTCCTGATTACCCACCAGCATGGTGATCACATCGACGGCTTGGCCACCCTGAAAGGTCGCACTCGGTCGGTCGTGATTCCTCCGGAAGGCATCGCAGCAGGCGGGCAACTGAGCTTTGGCAACCTTACCGTCGAGGCGATCGACCTGCCCGGCCATTGCCCGGGAGCGGTCGGCTACTTGATCAATGGTCTGGCGCACCCCGTCTGCGTCACTGGCGACGCCCTCTTCGCCGGCTCGATGGGTGGCTGCGCGCCCGGTGGCCCTTATCAGGCGGCCTTGGATGCCCTGCGAGCACATGTCCTGACCTTGGCGGACGAAACCGTGCTGCTGCCCGGCCATGGGCCGGAGACGACCGTGGGCAGCGAGAAGCGCGGAAATGCCTTTCTGGCGATCAGCCGGTAG
- a CDS encoding pilus assembly FimT family protein: MHFRPTRPAKGFSLIELLVVILIISVLLTLGAVGLKGIGGKGVSSAVSTAEAVFDEARAIAVGKGTRSRVLMDINDPQSTDNYKRRMLVVYEELDAQGEPIKDQWVMSSRPVTLPEGVFYSQSFSKKEHEKGTGDIENFALTTNKQTFDGNYLYYEFNSEGICTSPGASFIIGSGTRPQGDQPRVTGDAKRDFAGFIVWRNGRTSLFRGPDEIGIPTTLTTF, encoded by the coding sequence ATGCATTTCAGACCAACCCGCCCAGCCAAAGGCTTCAGCCTGATCGAGCTGCTCGTTGTCATTCTCATCATCTCCGTCCTCTTGACCTTGGGTGCCGTGGGCCTGAAGGGAATCGGGGGCAAGGGAGTCTCCAGTGCTGTTTCGACAGCGGAAGCCGTCTTCGACGAAGCCCGTGCGATCGCGGTCGGAAAGGGGACCCGGTCGCGGGTGCTGATGGACATCAACGACCCCCAAAGCACGGACAACTACAAGCGCCGGATGCTCGTGGTGTATGAGGAACTCGACGCGCAGGGCGAGCCCATCAAGGACCAGTGGGTGATGTCCAGCCGCCCGGTGACGCTGCCCGAGGGTGTCTTCTACAGCCAGAGCTTCAGCAAGAAGGAGCACGAAAAGGGGACGGGCGATATCGAGAATTTCGCGCTTACCACCAACAAACAGACCTTCGACGGCAACTACCTCTACTACGAATTCAATTCGGAAGGGATCTGCACCAGCCCCGGAGCCAGCTTCATTATCGGCAGCGGCACGCGCCCCCAAGGCGACCAGCCTCGTGTCACGGGTGATGCCAAGCGTGACTTTGCGGGCTTCATCGTGTGGCGCAATGGCCGCACCTCGCTGTTCCGTGGCCCGGACGAAATCGGCATTCCAACCACACTGACCACGTTCTGA
- a CDS encoding CPXCG motif-containing cysteine-rich protein, with translation METALVQCPTCFENFEVVMPPPEELPAEMDYDCEICCRPLILVFDESGAYARGLGE, from the coding sequence ATGGAAACCGCGCTCGTCCAGTGCCCCACATGCTTCGAGAACTTCGAGGTCGTCATGCCGCCGCCCGAGGAACTGCCGGCGGAAATGGACTACGACTGCGAAATCTGCTGCCGCCCGCTGATCCTCGTCTTCGATGAATCGGGTGCCTATGCCCGCGGCCTCGGCGAGTGA
- a CDS encoding sugar O-acetyltransferase: protein MATEKEKMIAGELYQAFGEELFGERQHAKRLCRRFNATTEEEMAEREGILRELLGTCGPNAFIEPPFRCDYGYNFHVGRNFYANFDLIVLDCCEVRIGDNCMIAPRVSIFTATHPLDAATRISGLEYAMPITIGDNVWIGGHAVINPGVTIGDNVVVAAGAVVTKDVPANVVVAGVPARIIRQLDAPES, encoded by the coding sequence ATGGCCACCGAGAAGGAAAAGATGATCGCCGGCGAACTCTATCAGGCATTTGGTGAGGAACTCTTCGGCGAACGTCAGCATGCCAAGCGGCTGTGCCGCCGCTTCAACGCGACCACCGAGGAGGAGATGGCGGAGCGGGAGGGGATCCTCCGCGAATTGCTCGGCACCTGCGGGCCGAATGCCTTCATCGAGCCGCCCTTCCGCTGCGACTACGGCTATAACTTCCACGTCGGCCGGAACTTCTATGCGAACTTCGACCTGATCGTGCTGGATTGCTGCGAGGTCCGCATCGGCGACAACTGCATGATCGCGCCGCGGGTCTCGATTTTCACCGCCACCCACCCGCTCGATGCCGCCACGCGTATCAGCGGCCTCGAGTATGCCATGCCCATCACCATCGGCGACAACGTCTGGATCGGCGGCCATGCGGTCATCAATCCAGGAGTCACCATCGGCGACAACGTGGTGGTCGCCGCCGGAGCGGTCGTGACGAAGGATGTGCCGGCGAATGTCGTGGTGGCCGGGGTTCCCGCCCGGATCATCCGGCAACTGGATGCCCCGGAGAGTTGA
- a CDS encoding glycosyltransferase yields MAPAISILLPFHNAAATLAEALESLLAQTFGDWELLTVDDRSDDGSAGIVAGFARRDSRVRLMVNAGPPGIVGALQTAAKGAAADWLARMDADDCCHPERLARQWERAGAGAGEVDVVATDVDLIDPLGEGMTRYVAWANSLETHEAIANARFIENPVIHPTVLMRRRAFDAVGGYREVPWAEDHDLWLRMLQHGARFAKVTERLLAWRDSADRLTRSDGRYHEKARQQMRAHFLSALPAVREQGVVIAGAGPIGKSLARGLLALGITVHGFFDVHPRRLGETIHGAEVAGLGDFGHRWRDAVLLSAVGLAGVREEIRQLAADAGYGEGRDFWCIC; encoded by the coding sequence ATGGCGCCGGCGATTTCCATCCTGCTGCCATTCCACAATGCCGCCGCCACCCTCGCGGAGGCGCTGGAAAGCCTGCTGGCCCAGACCTTCGGGGATTGGGAACTGCTTACCGTGGACGATCGCTCGGACGATGGGTCCGCTGGAATCGTCGCTGGCTTCGCCCGGCGGGATTCCCGGGTTCGATTGATGGTGAATGCCGGGCCGCCCGGGATTGTCGGCGCGCTCCAGACCGCCGCGAAGGGTGCAGCCGCCGACTGGCTGGCGCGCATGGATGCCGATGACTGTTGCCACCCCGAGCGCCTCGCCCGCCAGTGGGAAAGGGCAGGGGCGGGGGCGGGGGAGGTCGACGTGGTCGCGACCGATGTGGACCTGATCGACCCGCTCGGCGAAGGGATGACCCGCTACGTCGCCTGGGCCAATTCGCTGGAAACCCACGAGGCGATTGCCAACGCCCGTTTCATCGAGAATCCGGTGATTCACCCGACCGTGCTGATGCGCCGCCGCGCATTCGATGCCGTAGGCGGCTACCGCGAAGTCCCGTGGGCGGAGGACCACGATCTCTGGCTGCGGATGCTCCAGCACGGGGCACGCTTCGCGAAAGTCACCGAGCGCCTGCTGGCGTGGCGTGACTCGGCCGACCGCCTGACCCGCAGCGATGGCCGCTACCACGAAAAGGCCCGCCAGCAAATGCGCGCCCATTTCCTGTCCGCCCTCCCCGCCGTCCGCGAGCAAGGAGTCGTCATCGCGGGAGCTGGCCCGATCGGCAAGTCGCTGGCCCGCGGGCTCCTCGCGCTCGGCATCACCGTCCATGGATTTTTCGATGTGCATCCGCGCCGCCTCGGCGAAACCATCCATGGCGCGGAGGTCGCCGGCCTCGGAGACTTCGGTCACCGCTGGCGCGATGCCGTGCTGCTCTCCGCCGTGGGCCTCGCTGGCGTGAGGGAAGAGATCCGGCAACTCGCGGCCGATGCCGGTTATGGGGAAGGCCGGGACTTCTGGTGCATCTGCTGA
- a CDS encoding PulJ/GspJ family protein: protein MKNPLSSPLRRGFTLIELLVAMAITTVIVAVLVSITGVALDTWQRGRAEIRASRQAKSMLDTMSKDFESLVSRRGNNFEWLYTKVESNLPGPSANQSSNSADVIFFTAATDRYAGDIGGTTDKGGDVSCVGYQLKWQDPVEGEEDDRSATFVLYRLLVDPDQTFQDLLGKEDLESAFSGKYSTKVKEVQNFVCENVYQFTLTYQVEVTQPASGGGTTAKTFPVRVTLGDSGAGKELRLRGNGIVTDANAGSLSPQVSIDELKAGRLIGVEIGITVLSDAAVIRLNNSSLDQKVREKILAQESFQYSRTVELPGM from the coding sequence ATGAAAAACCCGCTTTCTTCTCCGCTCCGGCGCGGCTTCACCCTGATCGAGCTGTTGGTGGCGATGGCCATCACCACGGTCATTGTTGCGGTGTTGGTATCCATCACCGGTGTCGCGCTCGATACGTGGCAACGTGGGCGCGCCGAGATCCGCGCGTCACGGCAGGCCAAGTCGATGCTGGACACGATGTCCAAGGACTTCGAGTCGCTGGTTTCCCGCCGCGGCAACAACTTCGAATGGCTCTACACGAAGGTGGAGTCGAATCTGCCGGGTCCGTCTGCGAACCAGAGTTCCAACTCCGCTGATGTGATTTTCTTCACTGCGGCCACGGATCGTTATGCCGGCGACATCGGCGGCACCACCGACAAGGGCGGCGACGTTTCCTGCGTGGGCTACCAGCTCAAGTGGCAAGACCCGGTCGAAGGTGAAGAGGATGACCGGTCCGCCACCTTCGTGCTCTATCGCCTGCTGGTGGATCCGGACCAGACCTTCCAGGATCTGCTGGGCAAGGAGGATCTTGAGTCGGCCTTCTCCGGCAAGTACTCCACGAAGGTGAAGGAAGTGCAAAACTTCGTTTGCGAGAACGTCTATCAGTTCACCCTGACCTATCAGGTCGAGGTGACCCAGCCCGCGAGCGGCGGTGGCACGACCGCAAAGACCTTTCCGGTGCGCGTGACCCTAGGCGACTCCGGTGCAGGCAAGGAACTGCGCCTCCGTGGCAATGGCATCGTGACCGACGCCAACGCCGGCAGCCTTTCGCCACAGGTGAGCATCGACGAGCTCAAGGCCGGCCGTCTGATCGGTGTGGAGATCGGCATCACGGTCCTCTCCGACGCAGCGGTCATCCGCCTCAACAACTCGTCCCTGGACCAGAAGGTGCGCGAGAAGATCCTCGCCCAGGAGTCCTTCCAATACTCCCGCACCGTCGAGCTGCCGGGGATGTAA
- a CDS encoding prepilin-type N-terminal cleavage/methylation domain-containing protein: MKFNKSRTDRGFTLMETVIAIGVLALLLTAFLAVFGPATTGLRRAISVQEADRLAAALERELVTVRPSGGGSATYPTGFDKAYEWIKAAPDKGNEILLYQYRGDPSQLRSDGTMEPYTNAGGVAGKDFIVQPAVRQRSDDELLEDLKALDGRIFAVKLTQLVFSGGQLTRGTEGEITDPTPDDGDPAGTGSGSDSYPEAVIAFAAEFYIIPNSAPEYVGPNGKFNVANLTKPVFTRNLAVRR; encoded by the coding sequence ATGAAATTCAACAAATCCCGGACTGATCGCGGCTTCACCCTGATGGAGACCGTGATTGCCATCGGCGTCTTGGCGCTGTTGCTCACGGCTTTCCTTGCGGTTTTCGGTCCGGCTACGACCGGCCTGCGCCGCGCCATCAGTGTGCAGGAGGCCGACCGGCTTGCCGCGGCCTTGGAGCGGGAACTCGTGACCGTTCGTCCTTCGGGTGGCGGCTCGGCTACCTACCCGACCGGCTTTGACAAGGCCTACGAGTGGATCAAGGCAGCGCCGGACAAGGGCAATGAGATCTTGCTTTACCAATATCGCGGGGACCCAAGCCAGCTTCGTTCTGACGGTACTATGGAGCCCTACACGAACGCCGGCGGAGTGGCCGGCAAGGATTTCATCGTGCAGCCGGCAGTCCGCCAACGCAGCGACGATGAGTTGCTGGAAGACCTCAAGGCGCTGGATGGCCGGATCTTTGCCGTGAAGCTGACCCAGCTTGTCTTCAGCGGTGGCCAGCTTACCCGGGGCACCGAGGGTGAGATCACCGATCCGACTCCCGATGATGGTGACCCGGCAGGCACCGGCTCCGGTTCGGACTCTTATCCCGAGGCTGTGATCGCTTTCGCCGCCGAGTTCTACATCATCCCCAACAGTGCGCCCGAATATGTGGGGCCCAATGGGAAGTTCAATGTCGCCAACCTGACCAAGCCGGTCTTCACCCGCAATCTCGCCGTCCGCCGCTGA